A window from Culex pipiens pallens isolate TS chromosome 3, TS_CPP_V2, whole genome shotgun sequence encodes these proteins:
- the LOC120420629 gene encoding myotubularin-related protein 4 isoform X3, with protein sequence MEGSGDGSPQSSMCMVKAAELFPKPVLEKEEEKLSVRFSELAGESVKYLGQTDDGVLALSNYRLFLQKNATGAETSVPLGLIESTQVRDLFHLIVNCKDASTVKCSFSTSEQCAEWQRRITLSIGIPETLEALFAFPFHAWASESPTLNQDNEWYGRLQRVGNYDDDFRKEVERLQFDLQGAWRISHANAEFKLCPSYPRLLLVPACIPDDTLQNVASFRSSRRIPAVVWRHERTGAVIARCSQPEVGWLGWRNSKDEQLLKAFSDACAFDRGTQESRTRLNSTASSESSPPSPEGSHEEVEMDEPKKILIVDARSYTSAVTNRARGGGCECPEYYPSAEIQFMSLGNIHVIRKSFHALRQLCSSQPDIPNWLSLLERTMWLQHMSGLLAASMVVCHAIERNGRPVLVHCSDGWDRTPQIVATAQLCLDPYYRTIEGFRVLVEREWLSFGHKFSDRCGHGPGSDETNERCPVFLQWLDCVHQIHRQFPCSFEFDMGYLIKLAQHSHSCLFGTFLCNTVKERLENSVPDRTFSVWPFLSGPMYKNHLYVPNRERVLWPAHSVRDLRLWTEVYLGSWGGNQSAADYPANGDGVSGQELGGSMTKTRSYGDLMTGVNAGGLTRRSSDPNMTVDSSILAGTLNLSQENSIDSNMSSDREVSPDLVDHHTSSLAMIQHTTQKLQSLTHELNQSDEELENNIKNTKRIAAAAAAATTPDSVSSSLFINGNSNSYNFQPIVPEQPTAAAAVPPAAPPSPSPTPPPRHHHQLVNEIDENTSRIVKIESYLEDVVDGRIGATAGPPRIAKPIPVADTGFGSADLMMESVDLSGKSPSPPSHTASGNLWHGSVETSTDTLVPLDQYASPSHHRIIQLSESSGDDDGSGPLHTPSSVAVATMPNSAASPDGELEQDEGPEDSISLDLASNGRHDPKDLTVRRDEAESSVFATTARTSDSNGCDLFSDSKDYDRNNYNQGITGNETNQNATPKEQVDSRRSNSTAVVENVAVAKNSNPMEESIVIQPQFQQLEINGKSSAVEPASLANLAQYSQQSQPQQFLHHHHHNQQPQQQQQPTVSTHYQPQNQRRRRNSSNSKNDMSPNKPTNGSISPSATNSRFSTPGARSLPLTPPSVPFTSERPPVAALSCPDGLAHALSEQNLRLQQIVYEHRLREEALQRELYATRLALLKKTCHNCNHNQQFGNDDPVCVTTQGCDGEDHVVATTPTTAIVSPDNNSLFDAEEDGGDEDDDVEQDRRFRGRLVRTNRICATIRKLLEKARAKRGLRHNLGCDDSEASLTSMVDSIIENASNCSWEAVDDRSGPSSGANSSQQITSSVLWVPDHAVSRCTTCQIEFWLGRRKHHCRSCGQIFCADCSEYWAPLPDEKLFQPVRLCSPCYQGVSGRMANSHQQPTLMNGSVSVNNSIHNHHTTNSNSMNGSVLGATKQQQPQQPQHQQTLTTSCSVSVNNSTERGACKTTTATN encoded by the exons ATGGAAGGATCAGGCGATGGATCACCGCAGTCGTCGATGTGCATGGTAAAGGCAGCTGAGCTGTTTCCGAAGCCAGTGCTCgagaaggaggaggagaagTTGTCGGTGCGATTCTCCGAAT TGGCCGGTGAGTCCGTCAAATATCTGGGCCAAACGGACGATGGAGTCCTGGCGCTGTCAAACTACCGATTGTTCCTGCAGAAAAACGCAACCGGCGCGGAAACGTCAGTCCCGCTGGGGCTGATTGAGTCCACACAGGTCCGCGACCTGTTTCACCTGATCGTCAATTGCAAGGACGCTAGCACCGTAAA GTGCTCATTTTCCACATCGGAGCAGTGCGCCGAATGGCAGCGAAGGATAACTTTGTCGATTGGCATCCCGGAGACGCTGGAGGCCCTGTTTGCCTTTCCGTTTCACGCGTGGGCTTCGGAGTCACCGACACTGAACCAGGACAACGAATGGTACGGTCGGTTACAGCGGGTAGGCAACTACGACGATGATTTCCGCAAGGAGGTCGAGCGGTTGCAGTTTGATCTGCAAGGTGCCTGGCGCATCAGTCATGCCAATGCCGAGTTCAAGCTATGTCCGTCGTATCCTCGGTTGCTGCTGGTTCCGGCATGTATACCGGACGACACACTGCAAAATGTCGCTAGTTTTCGAAGTTCTCGGCGAATACCTGCGGTGGTTTGGAGACACGAGCGGACCGGAGCGGTGATAGCTCGCTGCAGTCAGCCGGAGGTCGGATGGCTTGGCTGGAGAAACTCAAAGGACGAACAACTGTTGAAGGCGTTCTCGGACGCGTGCGCGTTCGATCGTGGAACACAGGAGAGCAGGACACGGCTCAACTCCACGGCGTCCAGCGAAAGTAGTCCTCCCAGTCCGGAGGGCAGCCACGAGGAGGTGGAAATGGACGAACCCAAGAAGATCCTTATTGTCGACGCACGGTCGTACACTTCGGCCGTGACCAATCGGGCTCGCGGTGGAGGCTGCGAATGTCCCGAGTATTATCCGAGCGCGGAGATTCAGTTTATGAGTCTGGGGAACATCCACGTGATCCGGAAGAGTTTCCACGCGCTGCGACAGCTCTGCTCGTCGCAGCCCGACATCCCAAA CTGGTTGAGCCTACTGGAACGAACCATGTGGCTGCAGCACATGTCAGGCCTGTTGGCCGCCTCGATGGTCGTATGCCACGCCATCGAGCGTAACGGGCGACCCGTGCTGGTGCACTGCTCCGACGGCTGGGACCGCACGCCGCAGATCGTGGCCACGGCGCAGCTCTGTCTCGATCCGTACTACCGAACCATCGAGGGCTTCCGGGTACTCGTGGAGCGGGAGTGGCTCAGCTTTGGGCACAAATTCTCCGACCGCTGCGGGCACGGGCCGGGCTCCGACGAAACCAACGAACGATGTCCGGTATTTCTGCAGTGGTTGGACTGCGTACACCAAATTCATCGGCAGTTTCCCTGCAGCTTTGAGTTTGACATGGGTTACCTG ATCAAGCTGGCACAACATTCACACTCGTGTCTGTTCGGCACGTTCCTGTGCAACACGGTGAAGGAGCGGCTCGAGAACAGCGTACCTGACCGGACGTTCTCCGTGTGGCCCTTCCTGTCCGGGCCAATGTACAAGAATCACCTGTACGTACCGAACCGCGAGCGCGTTCTGTGGCCTGCGCATAGCGTTAGAGATTTGAGACTGTGGACCGAGGTCTACCTCGGCAGCTGGGGTGGAAACCAAAGCGCGGCCGACTATCCGGCCAACGGCGACGGAGTGTCCGGGCAGGAACTGGGCGGCTCAATGACTAAAACCCGCTCCTACGGCGATCTTATGACCGGGGTGAACGCGGGGGGTTTGACGCGGAGGTCGAGCGATCCGAACATGACGGTTGATTCTAG CATCCTAGCCGGAACGCTAAATCTCTCGCAGGAAAACTCGATCGACTCGAACATGTCCTCGGACCGCGAGGTATCGCCCGACCTGGTCGACCACCACACCAGCTCGCTCGCGATGATCCAGCACACCACCCAAAAGCTGCAAAGCCTCACCCACGAGCTCAACCAGTCCGACGAGGAGCTGGAGAACAATATCAAAAACACGAAACGGATCGCCGCTGCAGCGGCAGCCGCCACAACCCCCGATAGCGTTTCGTCTAGTCTTTTTATTAACGGAAATAGTAATAGTTACAACTTTCAACCAATTGTTCCTGAGCAGCCGACGGCTGCGGCGGCCGTTCCGCCCGCTGCCCCGCCCTCGCCATCGCCGACGCCTCCCCCGAGGCACCACCACCAGCTGGTGAACGAAATCGACGAAAACACTTCACGAATTGTCAAAATCGAGAGCTACCTGGAGGACGTGGTGGACGGGCGCATCGGTGCCACGGCGGGGCCGCCGCGTATCGCCAAGCCGATCCCGGTCGCGGACACGGGCTTCGGCTCGGCCGACCTTATGATGGAGAGTGTAGACTTGAGTG GAAAATCCCCTTCGCCCCCTTCGCACACCGCGAGCGGGAACCTGTGGCACGGATCGGTCGAAACCAGCACCGACACGCTGGTCCCGCTGGACCAGTACGCGTCGCCGTCGCACCATCGCATCATCCAGCTCAGCGAGAGcagcggcgacgacgacggaagCGGTCCGCTGCACACGCCCAGCTCGGTGGCCGTGGCCACCATGCCCAACAGCGCGGCGAGCCCGGATGGGGAGCTGGAGCAGGACGAGGGTCCGGAGGATAGTATTAGTTTAGATCTAGCTAGCAACGGAAGACATGACCCGAAAGACTTGACCGTACGTAGAGATGAGGCTGAGAGCAGCGTGTTTGCGACGACTGCTCGGACTAGTGATAGCAACGGATGTGATCTATTTAGTGATAGTAAGGATTATGATAGG aACAATTACAATCAAGGTATAACCGGAAACGAAACTAATCAAAATGCTACACCAAAAGAGCAAGTCGACAGTCGAAGATCGAACTCCACTGCAGTCGTTGAAAACGTGGCAGTTGCGAAAAACTCGAACCCGATGGAGGAAAGCATCGTCATTCAGCCGCAGTTTCAACAGTTGGAAATAAATGGGAAATCGTCGGCGGTAGAACCCGCGTCCCTGGCGAATCTTGCGCAGTACTCGCAGCAGTCGCAGCCACAGCAGTTTTTACATCACCATCATCACAACCagcagccgcagcagcagcaacagccgaCAGTATCAACTCACTATCAACCGCAGAACCAACGGCGGAGACGCAACTCATCCAACTCGAAAAACGATATGAGCCCCAACAAGCCTACCAACGGAAG TATATCCCCAAGTGCCACCAACTCCCGCTTCTCGACACCGGGCGCCCGTTCACTGCCACTGACCCCGCCGAGCGTGCCCTTCACGTCGGAACGGCCCCCGGTGGCCGCACTGTCCTGCCCGGACGGGCTGGCCCACGCCCTGTCGGAGCAGAACCTGCGGCTGCAGCAGATCGTCTACGAGCACCGG CTCCGCGAGGAAGCTCTCCAGCGTGAACTGTACGCGACCAGGCTAGCGCTACTGAAGAAGACCTGTCACAACTGCAACCACAACCAGCAGTTCGGTAACGATGACCCG GTGTGCGTTACTACTCAAGGTTGTGACGGTGAAGATCATGTTGTTGCGACTACCCCTACTACCGCTATTGTTTCCCCCGACAATAACTCGTTGTTTGACGCGGAAGAAGACGGTGGCGACGAAGATGACGATGTCGAACAGGACAGACGGTTCCGCGGCCGGTTGGTCCGTACCAACCGCATCTGTGCCACCATCCGTAAGCTACTTGAGAAAGCCCGGGCAAAGCGAGGCTTGCGCCACAACTTGGGATGTGACGATTCCGAGGCGTCATTG ACCTCCATGGTCGATTCGATTATCGAGAACGCATCGAACTGCAGCTGGGAAGCCGTTGACGATCGCAGCGGCCCATCCTCGGGGGCGAACTCTTCGCAGCAAATCACGAGCAGCGTGCTGTGGGTACCGGACCACGCGGTATCACGGTGCACGACCTGCCAGATTGAGTTTTGGCTGGGCCGCCGGAAGCACCACTGTCGCTCGTGCGGCCAAATTTTCTGCGCTGACTGTTCCGAGTACTGGGCCCCGCTGCCCGACGAAAAGTTGTTCCAGCCGGTGCGGCTATGCAGTCCCTGTTACCAGGGCGTCAGCGGCAGAATGGCT AATAGCCACCAGCAACCGACACTGATGAACGGTAGCGTAAGTGTAAATAATAGCATTCACAACCACCACACAACCAATAGCAATAGCATGAACGGAAGTGTCCTAGGAGCTacaaagcagcagcagccgcaacAACCGCAGCATCAGCAAACCCTTACCACGTCCTGCAGCGTTAGTGTCAACAATAGTACTGAGCGGGGAGCTTGCAAAACCACTACCGCTACCAACTAA
- the LOC120420629 gene encoding myotubularin-related protein 4 isoform X1 → MGLRFLLFSSSNNDAAAKAIARKKASNMEGSGDGSPQSSMCMVKAAELFPKPVLEKEEEKLSVRFSELAGESVKYLGQTDDGVLALSNYRLFLQKNATGAETSVPLGLIESTQVRDLFHLIVNCKDASTVKCSFSTSEQCAEWQRRITLSIGIPETLEALFAFPFHAWASESPTLNQDNEWYGRLQRVGNYDDDFRKEVERLQFDLQGAWRISHANAEFKLCPSYPRLLLVPACIPDDTLQNVASFRSSRRIPAVVWRHERTGAVIARCSQPEVGWLGWRNSKDEQLLKAFSDACAFDRGTQESRTRLNSTASSESSPPSPEGSHEEVEMDEPKKILIVDARSYTSAVTNRARGGGCECPEYYPSAEIQFMSLGNIHVIRKSFHALRQLCSSQPDIPNWLSLLERTMWLQHMSGLLAASMVVCHAIERNGRPVLVHCSDGWDRTPQIVATAQLCLDPYYRTIEGFRVLVEREWLSFGHKFSDRCGHGPGSDETNERCPVFLQWLDCVHQIHRQFPCSFEFDMGYLIKLAQHSHSCLFGTFLCNTVKERLENSVPDRTFSVWPFLSGPMYKNHLYVPNRERVLWPAHSVRDLRLWTEVYLGSWGGNQSAADYPANGDGVSGQELGGSMTKTRSYGDLMTGVNAGGLTRRSSDPNMTVDSSILAGTLNLSQENSIDSNMSSDREVSPDLVDHHTSSLAMIQHTTQKLQSLTHELNQSDEELENNIKNTKRIAAAAAAATTPDSVSSSLFINGNSNSYNFQPIVPEQPTAAAAVPPAAPPSPSPTPPPRHHHQLVNEIDENTSRIVKIESYLEDVVDGRIGATAGPPRIAKPIPVADTGFGSADLMMESVDLSGKSPSPPSHTASGNLWHGSVETSTDTLVPLDQYASPSHHRIIQLSESSGDDDGSGPLHTPSSVAVATMPNSAASPDGELEQDEGPEDSISLDLASNGRHDPKDLTVRRDEAESSVFATTARTSDSNGCDLFSDSKDYDRNNYNQGITGNETNQNATPKEQVDSRRSNSTAVVENVAVAKNSNPMEESIVIQPQFQQLEINGKSSAVEPASLANLAQYSQQSQPQQFLHHHHHNQQPQQQQQPTVSTHYQPQNQRRRRNSSNSKNDMSPNKPTNGSISPSATNSRFSTPGARSLPLTPPSVPFTSERPPVAALSCPDGLAHALSEQNLRLQQIVYEHRLREEALQRELYATRLALLKKTCHNCNHNQQFGNDDPVCVTTQGCDGEDHVVATTPTTAIVSPDNNSLFDAEEDGGDEDDDVEQDRRFRGRLVRTNRICATIRKLLEKARAKRGLRHNLGCDDSEASLTSMVDSIIENASNCSWEAVDDRSGPSSGANSSQQITSSVLWVPDHAVSRCTTCQIEFWLGRRKHHCRSCGQIFCADCSEYWAPLPDEKLFQPVRLCSPCYQGVSGRMANSHQQPTLMNGSVSVNNSIHNHHTTNSNSMNGSVLGATKQQQPQQPQHQQTLTTSCSVSVNNSTERGACKTTTATN, encoded by the exons AACATGGAAGGATCAGGCGATGGATCACCGCAGTCGTCGATGTGCATGGTAAAGGCAGCTGAGCTGTTTCCGAAGCCAGTGCTCgagaaggaggaggagaagTTGTCGGTGCGATTCTCCGAAT TGGCCGGTGAGTCCGTCAAATATCTGGGCCAAACGGACGATGGAGTCCTGGCGCTGTCAAACTACCGATTGTTCCTGCAGAAAAACGCAACCGGCGCGGAAACGTCAGTCCCGCTGGGGCTGATTGAGTCCACACAGGTCCGCGACCTGTTTCACCTGATCGTCAATTGCAAGGACGCTAGCACCGTAAA GTGCTCATTTTCCACATCGGAGCAGTGCGCCGAATGGCAGCGAAGGATAACTTTGTCGATTGGCATCCCGGAGACGCTGGAGGCCCTGTTTGCCTTTCCGTTTCACGCGTGGGCTTCGGAGTCACCGACACTGAACCAGGACAACGAATGGTACGGTCGGTTACAGCGGGTAGGCAACTACGACGATGATTTCCGCAAGGAGGTCGAGCGGTTGCAGTTTGATCTGCAAGGTGCCTGGCGCATCAGTCATGCCAATGCCGAGTTCAAGCTATGTCCGTCGTATCCTCGGTTGCTGCTGGTTCCGGCATGTATACCGGACGACACACTGCAAAATGTCGCTAGTTTTCGAAGTTCTCGGCGAATACCTGCGGTGGTTTGGAGACACGAGCGGACCGGAGCGGTGATAGCTCGCTGCAGTCAGCCGGAGGTCGGATGGCTTGGCTGGAGAAACTCAAAGGACGAACAACTGTTGAAGGCGTTCTCGGACGCGTGCGCGTTCGATCGTGGAACACAGGAGAGCAGGACACGGCTCAACTCCACGGCGTCCAGCGAAAGTAGTCCTCCCAGTCCGGAGGGCAGCCACGAGGAGGTGGAAATGGACGAACCCAAGAAGATCCTTATTGTCGACGCACGGTCGTACACTTCGGCCGTGACCAATCGGGCTCGCGGTGGAGGCTGCGAATGTCCCGAGTATTATCCGAGCGCGGAGATTCAGTTTATGAGTCTGGGGAACATCCACGTGATCCGGAAGAGTTTCCACGCGCTGCGACAGCTCTGCTCGTCGCAGCCCGACATCCCAAA CTGGTTGAGCCTACTGGAACGAACCATGTGGCTGCAGCACATGTCAGGCCTGTTGGCCGCCTCGATGGTCGTATGCCACGCCATCGAGCGTAACGGGCGACCCGTGCTGGTGCACTGCTCCGACGGCTGGGACCGCACGCCGCAGATCGTGGCCACGGCGCAGCTCTGTCTCGATCCGTACTACCGAACCATCGAGGGCTTCCGGGTACTCGTGGAGCGGGAGTGGCTCAGCTTTGGGCACAAATTCTCCGACCGCTGCGGGCACGGGCCGGGCTCCGACGAAACCAACGAACGATGTCCGGTATTTCTGCAGTGGTTGGACTGCGTACACCAAATTCATCGGCAGTTTCCCTGCAGCTTTGAGTTTGACATGGGTTACCTG ATCAAGCTGGCACAACATTCACACTCGTGTCTGTTCGGCACGTTCCTGTGCAACACGGTGAAGGAGCGGCTCGAGAACAGCGTACCTGACCGGACGTTCTCCGTGTGGCCCTTCCTGTCCGGGCCAATGTACAAGAATCACCTGTACGTACCGAACCGCGAGCGCGTTCTGTGGCCTGCGCATAGCGTTAGAGATTTGAGACTGTGGACCGAGGTCTACCTCGGCAGCTGGGGTGGAAACCAAAGCGCGGCCGACTATCCGGCCAACGGCGACGGAGTGTCCGGGCAGGAACTGGGCGGCTCAATGACTAAAACCCGCTCCTACGGCGATCTTATGACCGGGGTGAACGCGGGGGGTTTGACGCGGAGGTCGAGCGATCCGAACATGACGGTTGATTCTAG CATCCTAGCCGGAACGCTAAATCTCTCGCAGGAAAACTCGATCGACTCGAACATGTCCTCGGACCGCGAGGTATCGCCCGACCTGGTCGACCACCACACCAGCTCGCTCGCGATGATCCAGCACACCACCCAAAAGCTGCAAAGCCTCACCCACGAGCTCAACCAGTCCGACGAGGAGCTGGAGAACAATATCAAAAACACGAAACGGATCGCCGCTGCAGCGGCAGCCGCCACAACCCCCGATAGCGTTTCGTCTAGTCTTTTTATTAACGGAAATAGTAATAGTTACAACTTTCAACCAATTGTTCCTGAGCAGCCGACGGCTGCGGCGGCCGTTCCGCCCGCTGCCCCGCCCTCGCCATCGCCGACGCCTCCCCCGAGGCACCACCACCAGCTGGTGAACGAAATCGACGAAAACACTTCACGAATTGTCAAAATCGAGAGCTACCTGGAGGACGTGGTGGACGGGCGCATCGGTGCCACGGCGGGGCCGCCGCGTATCGCCAAGCCGATCCCGGTCGCGGACACGGGCTTCGGCTCGGCCGACCTTATGATGGAGAGTGTAGACTTGAGTG GAAAATCCCCTTCGCCCCCTTCGCACACCGCGAGCGGGAACCTGTGGCACGGATCGGTCGAAACCAGCACCGACACGCTGGTCCCGCTGGACCAGTACGCGTCGCCGTCGCACCATCGCATCATCCAGCTCAGCGAGAGcagcggcgacgacgacggaagCGGTCCGCTGCACACGCCCAGCTCGGTGGCCGTGGCCACCATGCCCAACAGCGCGGCGAGCCCGGATGGGGAGCTGGAGCAGGACGAGGGTCCGGAGGATAGTATTAGTTTAGATCTAGCTAGCAACGGAAGACATGACCCGAAAGACTTGACCGTACGTAGAGATGAGGCTGAGAGCAGCGTGTTTGCGACGACTGCTCGGACTAGTGATAGCAACGGATGTGATCTATTTAGTGATAGTAAGGATTATGATAGG aACAATTACAATCAAGGTATAACCGGAAACGAAACTAATCAAAATGCTACACCAAAAGAGCAAGTCGACAGTCGAAGATCGAACTCCACTGCAGTCGTTGAAAACGTGGCAGTTGCGAAAAACTCGAACCCGATGGAGGAAAGCATCGTCATTCAGCCGCAGTTTCAACAGTTGGAAATAAATGGGAAATCGTCGGCGGTAGAACCCGCGTCCCTGGCGAATCTTGCGCAGTACTCGCAGCAGTCGCAGCCACAGCAGTTTTTACATCACCATCATCACAACCagcagccgcagcagcagcaacagccgaCAGTATCAACTCACTATCAACCGCAGAACCAACGGCGGAGACGCAACTCATCCAACTCGAAAAACGATATGAGCCCCAACAAGCCTACCAACGGAAG TATATCCCCAAGTGCCACCAACTCCCGCTTCTCGACACCGGGCGCCCGTTCACTGCCACTGACCCCGCCGAGCGTGCCCTTCACGTCGGAACGGCCCCCGGTGGCCGCACTGTCCTGCCCGGACGGGCTGGCCCACGCCCTGTCGGAGCAGAACCTGCGGCTGCAGCAGATCGTCTACGAGCACCGG CTCCGCGAGGAAGCTCTCCAGCGTGAACTGTACGCGACCAGGCTAGCGCTACTGAAGAAGACCTGTCACAACTGCAACCACAACCAGCAGTTCGGTAACGATGACCCG GTGTGCGTTACTACTCAAGGTTGTGACGGTGAAGATCATGTTGTTGCGACTACCCCTACTACCGCTATTGTTTCCCCCGACAATAACTCGTTGTTTGACGCGGAAGAAGACGGTGGCGACGAAGATGACGATGTCGAACAGGACAGACGGTTCCGCGGCCGGTTGGTCCGTACCAACCGCATCTGTGCCACCATCCGTAAGCTACTTGAGAAAGCCCGGGCAAAGCGAGGCTTGCGCCACAACTTGGGATGTGACGATTCCGAGGCGTCATTG ACCTCCATGGTCGATTCGATTATCGAGAACGCATCGAACTGCAGCTGGGAAGCCGTTGACGATCGCAGCGGCCCATCCTCGGGGGCGAACTCTTCGCAGCAAATCACGAGCAGCGTGCTGTGGGTACCGGACCACGCGGTATCACGGTGCACGACCTGCCAGATTGAGTTTTGGCTGGGCCGCCGGAAGCACCACTGTCGCTCGTGCGGCCAAATTTTCTGCGCTGACTGTTCCGAGTACTGGGCCCCGCTGCCCGACGAAAAGTTGTTCCAGCCGGTGCGGCTATGCAGTCCCTGTTACCAGGGCGTCAGCGGCAGAATGGCT AATAGCCACCAGCAACCGACACTGATGAACGGTAGCGTAAGTGTAAATAATAGCATTCACAACCACCACACAACCAATAGCAATAGCATGAACGGAAGTGTCCTAGGAGCTacaaagcagcagcagccgcaacAACCGCAGCATCAGCAAACCCTTACCACGTCCTGCAGCGTTAGTGTCAACAATAGTACTGAGCGGGGAGCTTGCAAAACCACTACCGCTACCAACTAA